Proteins from one Pectinophora gossypiella chromosome 19, ilPecGoss1.1, whole genome shotgun sequence genomic window:
- the LOC126375562 gene encoding proteasome subunit alpha type-1: MFRNQYDSDVTVWSPQGRLHQVEYAMEAVKLGSATVALKNKQFAVLIALKRAVSELSAYQKKIIPIDDHIGISISGLTADARMLSRYMRTECLNHRYSHDAPMPVGRLIALVGNKMQICTQRYDKRPLGVGLLVAGYDDQGPHIYQTCPSANFFDCRAMAIGARSQSARTYLEKHLNTFAESDLNELVAHGLRALRDTLPNEVDLNTKNVSIAIVGPKTPLRISEEAELSRFLSLVEGEERRGGGASATGDAGPAPAPPARDAGDEPPRDPQPQVAMDTE; encoded by the exons ATG TTTCGGAATCAGTATGACAGTGATGTTACTGTATGGAGCCCCCAGGGGCGTCTCCATCAGGTGGAATATGCCATGGAAGCCGTCAAACTTGGCTCTGCCACTGTTGCCTTAAAGAATAAGCAGTTTGCAGTACTTATTGCTCTGAAGAGAGCAGTAAGTGAACTCTCAGCATATCAAAAGAAGATCATACCTATTGATGACCATATTGGCATCTCTATTTCGGGTTTGACTGCTGACGCTAGGATGTTGAG CCGCTACATGCGTACAGAGTGTCTCAACCACCGGTATTCGCATGATGCCCCAATGCCAGTCGGCCGTCTCATTGCCCTGGTCGGTAACAAGATGCAGATCTGCACACAACGGTACGACAAGCGTCCTCTTGGCGTCGGCTTACTTGTTGCTGGTTATGAT GACCAAGGTCCCCACATCTACCAGACCTGTCCATCAGCTAACTTCTTCGACTGCCGCGCTATGGCTATCGGCGCCCGCTCGCAGTCCGCCAGGACTTACTTGGAGAAGCATCTGAACACCTTCGCAGAGAGTGATCTCAATGAGCTGGTGGCTCACGGACTGAGAGCCCTGAGGGACACCCTGCCTAATGAGGTTGACTTGAATACTAAG AATGTATCAATAGCGATAGTGGGTCCGAAGACCCCTTTGCGCATCAGCGAGGAGGCGGAACTGAGTAGATTCCTGTCGCTAGTGGAGGGCGAGGAGCGGCGCGGCGGAGGCGCCTCCGCCACGGGAGACGCTGGgcctgcgcctgcgccgccggCGCGCGACGCGGGGGACGAGCCGCCCAGGGACCCGCAGCCACAG GTGGCGATGGACACGGAGTAG